The genomic DNA CTGTGGCTTTTCAGAATCCACAAGCTTGTATCATTGAAAATTTACATGCTGCAGCTTACCAGAATGCCTTGGCTAATTCCTTATATTGTCCTAATTATAGGATTGGAAAAGTGACACCAGAAGAGTTACATTACTATGTTCAGAACTATTTTACAAGTGCAAGAATGGCTTTGATTGGACTTGGTGTGAGTCATCCTGTTCTAAAGCAAGTTGCTGAACAGTTTCTCAACATGAGGGGTGGGCTTGGTTTAGCTGGCGCAAAGGCCAGGTACCGTGGAGGTGATATTCGAGAACAGAATGGAGACAGTCTTGTCCATGCTGCTCTTGTAGCAGAAAGTTCTGCCATAGGAAGTACAGAAGCCAATGCATTTAGTGTTCTCCAGCACGTCCTTGGTGCTGGACCACATGTCAAGAGGGGCAGCAACTCCACCAGCTCTTTATACCAGGCTGTTGCCAAGGGAGTTAACCAGCCATTTGACGTTTCTGCTTTTAATGCCAGTTATTCGGATTCCGGACTGTTTGGGATTTATACTATCTCGCAGGCTGCAGCTGCTGGAGATGTTATCAAGGCCGCCTATAACCAAGTAAAATCAGTTGCGCAGGGAAACCTTTCCAGTACAGATGTCCAGGTTGCCAAGAACAAGCTGAAAGCTGGATATCTAATGTCGGTAGAGTCTTCTGAAGGTTTCCTGGATGAAGTCGGGTCCCAGGCTCTAGTTGCTGGTTCATATGTACCACCAACCACAGTCCTTCAGCAGATTGACTCGGTGGCTGCCACTGATATCATAAATGCAGCAAAGAAGTTTGTTTCTGGCAAGAAGTCAATGGCAGCAAGTGGAAATTTGGGGCATACACCTTTTGTTGACGAGTTGTAATACTGAAGTACATATTACAGGagaaagctgaacattttctcaatCCAGAGCAGCAAACACTTGAAAGTTAAAAGTCTCTAataaaacatttatctttttttctcaatgAGGTGAGCTATCTTAGAATAGAAATGCAGATAATTACTCCCAGCTGacctaaagtaaataaaatattctctttaatttttaaaaaaaaaaaaaaaaaaaaaaaaaaaaaaaggctggtaGGCAAACTGAAGATAAGGACATGAGATATATGAAGTAGTTTTAAGTTATTGCTATActcttatatttaaatatataagggaaaaatatttaaacatataaaataaatatatttaaatatatagggGAAAACTGAACATTGTATTCCATTagaagatgttgagcatctatttttttaaaacaagctgTTCTTAAcgctattttaattttcaaatggtCATGAATGCAAAATCAAATCTGACAATTTAATGCAATGAATCAGTGCCAAATTTTTAGTTCATTTCTTCATagtttttttacatttatgtgCATAAGTGTAATGATATATGCTGAACATATAAAACTGAAACAATGTAGAAAGTTGAATTGATTGCATTCTTGTATCAAGATGAGAGAATTAAACACGAATAAATTAACACAAATTAATTTGCATGGAAGTTTACAAAAGTCAGTTAAAAACTTAAGTACCATGGAATAAATCCTTAGTTAtcatactgaaaataattttgtaaggTTTAAATACATTGTCAAACACATAAGAAGGAGGTTAAAAAACAAGTGTCTCTATgtcaaagaaaatgtatttttttttttttggttcttgaatatgtatttttttactgaaaaaatcattcataaattaacacacaaaaatgtaCAAACACTTGACTAAATAATATCATGACAAAGAACTATTTTTgtgaaaagtgttttttaaaacatttttagatttCGGTGCAAAAACGTACCCCTGGCACCTCTGAAAACTCAAAAAAAGGTTAATGATGGAAATAAGCTAGCTACATTCAGTGCCATCATCAACAGTGAGTGGATACAATCAATAGGTATGACTGTTGCTCAGTTATTAATGTCTGTGGTGGAGGAGCTCTGACAAAAGCCCTAGTCATgtcaaaatgaatattttcacAAATGTTACCCTCTActtgcccccccaaaaaaaactgagtgaaaagaaggaaaggctTGCATTTTTTCCATTAACCTTTCCCTATATGCAGAAATCAAAAACAAGATTGATTTAAGGTGTTACCCATCAGtagctttgaaaaatttcagctGCCAAGATATTCACAAAGTCATATTTGGTTCTTATTGTTCTCTTTTTAACATGAGAATTTCACACTATTAACAGCACACACGCCTGGCTGTATGTTTATAACTATTACATTTCCCATACAATAATCAACCTGGAAAAAGGATACAAGATGGCGGATtgatgagctgtatgttttagttactcctccaggaaagtaggtagaaagccaggaactgcaaggactggacaccacagagaaatttgactttgggcatacttcatacaacactcatgaacacattgaactactgagatcagcgaaatctgtaagtttttgcggccaggggacctgcgcccctccctgccaggctcagtcccgtgggaggaggggctgtcagctccgggaaggagaagggagaactgcagtagcagctcttatcggaaactcattctactgatccaaactccaaccacagatagactgagaccagacaccagagaatctgagagcagccagcccagcagagaggagacaggcatagcaaaaaacagcaaagaaaaactccaaaataaaagcagaggatttttggagttctggtgaacatagaaaggggaagggcagagctcaggccctgaggctcacatgcaaatcccaaagaaaaactgatctctctgccccctggatctttccttaatggccctaattgcttttcctcttagcatttcaatcacccattagatctgtgaggtgggcttttttttttttttttttttactttttttctgtttctaaaacaattactctaagaagcccaatacagaaagcctcaaagacttgcaatttgggcaggtcaagataagagcagaactaaaagagctctgagacaaaaggcaataatccagtgggtgagaaaattcactaaacaccacaacttcccaagaaaaggggggtgtccgctcacagccatcatcctggtggacaggaaacactcctgcccattgccagccccatagcccagagctgccccagacaacccagtgtgacggaagtgcttcaaataacacgcacacaccacaaaactgggcgtggacattagccttccctgcaccctcagctggttgtcccagagttgggaaaattaacaaagccccattcagccatcatttcagcagactgggagcctccctacacagcccagcagcccagaaccgccctggggggacggcactcacctgtgacatagcacagtcatccctcaacagaggaccagggggtcctggaagaggggcccacttgcaagtctcaggagccatacgccaataccaaggacttgtgcatCAGTGgcggagacaaactgtggcaggactgaactgaaggattagactattgcagcagctttaaaactccaggaacaccagggagatttgattgttagagccacccccctccctgaccgcccagacacacgtcCCATTTACAGGGCGGGCTACACCAACTatacacacaagcttggtacaccaattggacaccacaagactcactcccccactcactacaaaggcaaagcaggggagaattggcttgtggagaacaggtggctcgtggacgccacctgctggttagttacagaaagtgtactccatgaagctgtagatctgataaattagagataaggacttcaattggtctacaaatcctaaaagaaccctatcaagttcagcaaatgccaagaggtcaaaaacaacagaaaattataaagcatatgaaaaaaacagacgatatggataacccaagcccaagcacccaaatcaaaagatcagaagagacaaagtacatagagcaactaatcaaagaactaaagatgaacaatgagaccatagtatgggatacaaaggatatcaagaagaccctagaagagcataaagaagacattgcaagactcaataaaaaaacagatgatcttatggaaattaaagaaactgttgaccaaataatCAACCTGGTGGATAACTAACAGTGCCCCTTAAGAGATACCACATTAATAAGACAAACTTATGCATGATTGAAAGAGAATGTAAGTGATCCTACTTTAAGTAGTGAAAAGAGACCTTCCTTTTGTCCTCACATCAGTATTTTCAAAGAGAATGTATTTGAATTCTCAAGTATCCGATTGCCTTCACTAAGAATTAGCCAAGGTAAATCTTGTTTTTATATCTTTAGGGGTATCAACTTCTGCTATGTAAGCATGAGGAGCTTCAGTGACCTGCTCCCCAGTGAAACTTGTGAAAACTATTAAAAAGTCTGTGGTACTTGAAAGAAGCCCACTCCCTCCTTCCTACCGTCCTAGCTCAGCAAGGCAAAGACTTCACTCCagactgctgcagccaagaaccCAGGGCTCTCTCTTCCCCTGCTCCCAGCTGGAGAGCTTTAGCATTCCTCACTCCCAGCTACCTGTTGCTGAAACTACATTCTGAGCAAGTGCAGTTGAGATGTGGAGTCCCTTCTTCTGCTCATTCCACTACTCTTGGAATAGAGGCTCTACCTTGGGCACAAGAAGCTGAAAATAACGGTTGCCCTTGTGGGGTGCTGCTGCCCACCCAGTAAACCCCTCCCCACTAAGTGCTAAGCTCCTAGAGTGTAGATGTCCTTCAGAGAGAAGCTTGCCATTGCCCCATCCCCAGTTCTACAGCCTTGGCTCAGGCATTCTGCCTGGGAGAAGAAGTAGGCTGTAAAACAGTGAGTTCTCAATCTATTCCCAAAGGAAGAGCATAAAACAGGGCATGGAGAGACTGAGCGGGCCTAGGAGGCTGTGGTGAAATACAATGGAAAGAGATTTGTGGATTTAATGAAAATATAGCCTAGATTGTAGGTCAGCTAGTTTGCAGGATAGAACTAGGGAATAAAGCACCTGAGAAGAGCTGCCTGGAGTCAGAACATCAAACACTGCCCtctgaaaatattcttcaaaggAGACACAACTTGATTGGATTAGTTTGTAGAGCAATTTATGCCCAAGGGTATTGCTGAAAACAACAGCGCAGTCAGCCAGCAGTTAGTGAAGTTTAACAGCTGGGCATGGTCAGGAGAAGAGAGGAAGATCAGTATCACTGTCATCCCAGGTGATTCTGGCATGCCCAAATCTCTGCCTCCCTGAGGAACAACATCAGAGACGCAGCTCTGTGTAAGGAATTAGACTTCACTAACATAATCCAGCCAGTCATTAAACAAATAACCAAGCAAATAACTATAACAAACCCTAGAATGGAGAGAGTACCATTGCCCAGAATTGTtccaatatattatctaaaatggacagttaaaaaaacaattatgagGTCTGCAAAAAAACAGGAAGGTATGACCCATACTCTAGggggaaaaatgaacaaaagcagGCAACAGAAACTGCCTGTGATAGTAACCAGATGTCAGATTTAACAGAAAAAGACTTAAAGTAGTCATATAAACATGTTCACTGAACTAAGGCTAACTATgattaaagatgtaaaagaagGTATGATGACAATGTCACATCAactagagaatatcaataaaaagatagaaaggaataaaagaactgatttatttttggaatttctacagttgaaaagtacaataaatgaaataaaaaaactcaCCAGAGAGGTTCAACAATAGATTTGAAATGGCAgaagaattagcaaacttgaagatagagTAATAGATTATGCAAGCCAAAGAACAGAAAGCaaatagaatgggaaaaaaaaaacaacaacaacaacaacaaaaacaacaacaaaaaacagagctGCAGAGCaatgtgggacaccattaagtgtACCAACACACACATAATGGGAAtaccagaaagagaggagagaaagaaaggagaagaaaaaatattcaaagaaataatgtctgaaacTTCTCAAATTTACTGAAAACCAATAACCTACACATCCAGGAATCTCAATGAACTGCAAGTAGAATCCAAACTGACACATCATAGTAAAATGTCAAAAGTCAGAGACagggagaaaatcttgaaaacagatAGAGGGAAATGACTCATGACTCATCACAAGGAAACCACatggtggtggtttgaagctgtatgcaccctagaaaaacatgttagtaaatttaatccatccctgtgagtgtgaacctatTGTTAAGTATGACTTTTtcgtgaggttacttcagttaaggtgtgggctcatctcaatcaggatgggacttaatcctatccTCGAGTCCTTTATAATCAGAAtaaattcagacatgagagagagagaaagccacagaagctagAAGGTGAAGTCAATAAAACTCAGAAGAGACGGGAGAGGCCAGTAGACAATGCCATGTGTGTTGCCTTGTGACAGGGAGccatggattgctggcagctggtctttggaaagaaaagtattgccttgatgatgccttgatttggacatttttctggcctcaaaaccatgagtgaataaattcccaaagTTAAACCTGCCCCATTTCacggtatttgctttgagcagtctaggaaactaaaacacccatcAAGATTAATAACCGACTTCTCAGCAGAAATAATGGAagcagaaggcagtgggataatgtttaaagtgctaaaagaaaaaaaaaacctatcaatcaagaatcctatattcagcaaagctAGTTtgcaaaaatgaaggtgaaataaagacttccCCAGATAAACAACAACTGAAAGAATTTGTTGCTAGCAGACCTGCCtgataagaaatactaaaggactTTTGTCAGGTTGAAAGTAAATGACCCTAGAGAGTAATTCAAATCCACATGAAAAAGCAACGAGCACAGGAAAGgtcattatataattataaaaaacattataaatgcatgtttttcatctttcttttaactgatttaaaaatcattgtaTAAAATAACATGTATATAATGTATTGTTGGGCccataatatatgtaaatgtaatGTATTTGCCAATAACAGCACAAAAATGTGGGTGGGAACAAGCTGTACCAGTTTAAGGAAATGGCTACAGTTggtaaagtaataattataacacAATATTGCTGAGTTTGTAACGTTAATCAACATAATGCTTGTAATAACATTACCACAAAAAGGGGACAGGGGAATGAGCTATGTAGGAGTAACATTTCTATGCATTACTAGAATTTAAGCTGGTATCAATCTGAAGCTAATCTTTTTCCCACAATAACACAGCAGAGTGGGTAGGATACAGATTTCAAATCAGATAGACTAGGAGTTAAATTCTAACTCTGCCGTTTTCCAACTGTATCATTTTCAGCAAGTTATTCCATTTTTCTGTGTCTTAGATACTTCATTTGTAAGATTAGGATAACCATACTCATCTAACACAATTATTAAGATTAAATGAATTCATATCTGTAAACTGGTACATAGGatctgctcaataaatgttagatccCTTCCCCATCCATAATGGTTGTATTTCCATGGATGCAGTTTTATTTTACATGACAAGACAGGGAATCTCTCTTGGCCTTTGCATCTGCAGAGGTCAAATATTTGATTCAATCAACACTTAACTAATCACCATGTTTAATAACAACAAGCAAAATAAGATCTATCGTTTTGTTTCTATCATTTTGAACTTTCACTGCAATTTTAGAAAAGGTGATAACCttgctaaatttaaaaaatcactggtTGTAAGAAGTAATGAatgattttcaatatttaaaaacaccTCCGTCACTAACTAAAATAGAAATAGCATATCAACCTGTGCCTTCTGCAAAGGTGCCATCCGACAGCAGAGAACCGCACTGCAGTTACGGCAGATTTCAAGGAAGAGTTCTCTGTAGTTGCCAGAACTTCCATCTTCTCGTGGTTTCATAATTAAAGACAATGAGGCTCCATCAATAATTAATCCATAGTCTTGCATATCTGTTGAAAGTCTGTTAGGTTATACAAATAAGAGAGAGTATTCAATAGCTAAATCTATATTTAGAAGCCTATATGAATTGTTCTGGATATCTACAGATGCCGCAAATCCACGATGAAGGGATTAAGgaaacaatatttcttttttttatcaatACAGTCTTTATAGTAGTGAATGTAACACATTTGACTACATTTTTAAATTGCGTTTTAATTAAATATGCAAAGCAAAAACACACTTCTATTTGTGGATTCACGTGTAAGTTCCAATACTTCTGCCATGATACAAGGAGAGTATTTATCTTCCATTCTAAAGAGGTCAGTCTTTACTCCTGAACTTCCTAGCCACATTTGCTAACCTCAATCTTCTTCACCAGCTACTATCTCCTTGGTATTATTCTCAGATTACCTAAGTTGGTAAGAACATGGCCATATTTCTCTGTTAGGTTTCAAAATCAGGCATTCCATAGATTaggtaaagaaaaatatatttgtactatttatgaataatttaaaatttacatatgACTAGAGTGCTGCATTTTGCTTTACctgcattaaagaaaatttaaaacaactcGAATGAAATCTAATGTTAGATAATGCATCTAACATCAGTATGGACAGTATTCATAACCTATATCAGAATAAACTGCTGAATATTCTTGGGTAGAAACAACTCTTGGGAATATACTCTTTTTGTCTTAATAGACAAGCAACCATGCATTATTAATATTTCCCTATCTCCTTCCAGCAGACACTCTAAGGGGTCTACAATGGAGCTCCCTAACTGTCTTAGAAGCAGATGAAAATTAtcccattcaaaaaaaaaaatacatatagcgAGTGACACGTGTTATACTTGCTGAATGGAAACAGCTCGTCTTGTCCCCAGGGCTGTTATTAATGCCAAAGGAGAGAACCAAATGCCTAATAAAGATAATGAGGTTCCATGACTTTGAAAATGTGGGTAGAAAGTTCAAATTCTCCAAATTTTTCTTAGAAGAGAGGACAGAATGTGATCCAGACAGTAACGGCAGATGGAGTGTAGATATGGGAAATGTAAATTACACAGGAAAATGTACAAGAGGAGAGTTTGATGTGTATGTGGGGCTGTAAAGGACCACAGCCAGATctgaatttaaaatgttcaaaaaatcaaCCTATTATTCTTGACTCAGAAAAATTCTCTAACTAAATGAGGTGACTAGACAAAGCAAGcttcaataaaatataaatatggaatTATAAATAGTTCCTGATATGCTATTGTGAAAACAGAGCTAAACATCACACCTTCTTTTCTGGACAGTGGTGACCTGCCTCTCGGTCGTTCTGAAAACGCTCTTTTGTGGTGGGTAACGGGGGCACTACCTACCCTGAGCTGTCTCTTGGTAAGCTGCCGCAGTGGCGTAGAACAGTCTTGCTAAGCTCAAACAGAACATCATGCAAACTCTGCTCTTCAATTTTCTTGGTGGTTAGCTCAAGGAGCTGTGTGTTGCTCCTAAAAAGTTTGCAGGCGTAACAGGTGGCTGCTGCTGTCTCCATTTTGTCTCCTGTTAGAACCCAAACTTTGATTCCAGCTTTTTGTAGTGCTTCAATGGTATCAgcagctttctcctggagtctaagaaaagtttaaaaaacagtaCTGACAGAGgcaaatcaaaataaagaatttcagAAACTTGTGAATCTACTGAAATATTTACACCCCTTGCCCCAAATTAAAAAGCACTATCCTGCTGGCTTATGATCTTTTTACAGAGTGCCTAAAACGTTTTTTAAAGTTACATATGAACTTCTTCCCCCCAAATACTTCACAATATCAGATAGataaatacagataaaatattttaaaaatgaagtgatCCATCTTCTATAATATACATTTGCTAGGCAACACGGTTTTTTGTCCAATGGGACTCATGCTACTTGGAGAGAATTTTAGGCAATTATAAGGAGGAACATCACACCCCGCAATGAACAATTTCTTAACCAGCTGgaaaatgaatacagaaaagaaGTGCTCAGAAATATTCAGaatcttttcttttggtataaAATGGTCTAATTTCATCACTTATGAAATTGGAGTCCAGGCACTTCTAAGTAATAAATACTGATAATGCCACTAATAATTCTATTACTAGCTAATATGTATTATGTGCTTatcatgtgtcaggcactgtgttaagcACTTCAGGTGCAATAttttatcttcacaacaacctAGGAAGTAAGTACTTCATTATCACACCCACTTTATACATGGAGAAACCAAGGCTTAGAGCAGTTAAAAAACTTGCCCAAGAATGAACAGCTGTCTTGACATTGGTGAAGTTGTGTTGATACCCTTGGAAGGTTTGGTATTAAAACCATAATTGCCTCATTTTGGTAGCCTGTTATTTTTCCCTAGGTTTTAGAACTTTAACTTTTTATGGGTGTATGAAGTAATGTGTTATGTTTCTCTCAAGTACTGAGTGGAAAGAATGGATTTAAACACAATCAGAATGACTTGGGTTATATTCTGTAATAAACTTCTTAGGCAACAGTCTCAAGATGAGACAATCATAGTATTTTTGagatagaaaaaaacaaacaaacaaaaacacacataagCCCAGAGAGCTTTGCAAATATGCTGGTTagagatttaaagaaataattttgaatCAAATATCACTTCAAAGCCATTCATCCCCTCCCGCTCCCCTGTATCTACTCTCAGTTTGTGCTGTGTCCTAACTCCCTCCCAAGTGAATCTGCGTAAGGAACCCTCACGATTGGCCATGTGCACGCCAGCCTTTGTGTGTGCCATTCCTTCCTCTGTAACATCGTCCTGCTTCTCTGCCAAGTgattttcatcatttcctttaaGGAACAGTTCCAATTTTTTCCCAGGCAAACACCATCCTACTCTTAACATTCTCTCATCCTGACCAGTCCTCCACTTTCTGTCCAATGGGGTCACTGAAAGGATGAAATGTGTTAATAGataag from Choloepus didactylus isolate mChoDid1 chromosome 12, mChoDid1.pri, whole genome shotgun sequence includes the following:
- the LOC119506745 gene encoding cytochrome b-c1 complex subunit 2, mitochondrial-like; protein product: MKLLTRAGSFSRFYSLKVAPKVKATAAPPRAPPHPQDLEFTRLPNGLVIASLENYAPTSRIGLFIKAGSRYEDSNNLGTSHLLRLSSSLTTKGASSFKITRGIEAVGGKLSVTATRENLAYTVECRRDDIEILMELLLNVATAPEFRHWEVSALQPQLKIDKAVAFQNPQACIIENLHAAAYQNALANSLYCPNYRIGKVTPEELHYYVQNYFTSARMALIGLGVSHPVLKQVAEQFLNMRGGLGLAGAKARYRGGDIREQNGDSLVHAALVAESSAIGSTEANAFSVLQHVLGAGPHVKRGSNSTSSLYQAVAKGVNQPFDVSAFNASYSDSGLFGIYTISQAAAAGDVIKAAYNQVKSVAQGNLSSTDVQVAKNKLKAGYLMSVESSEGFLDEVGSQALVAGSYVPPTTVLQQIDSVAATDIINAAKKFVSGKKSMAASGNLGHTPFVDEL